The following are from one region of the Arachis duranensis cultivar V14167 chromosome 10, aradu.V14167.gnm2.J7QH, whole genome shotgun sequence genome:
- the LOC127742400 gene encoding uncharacterized protein LOC127742400 isoform X2, protein MFHQKVIVAAAERRNNRRALQDIGNLVAKQAEQNVTKRNTRKFYANNQAAVEKNKKSSTELANGAGVVPANGGWREELHCYNKVRSS, encoded by the exons ATGTTTCATCAAAAGGTTATTGTGGCAGCAGCAGAAAGGAGGAACAATAGGCGTGCATTACAAGACATTGGTAATCTTGTGGCTAAGCAAGCAGAACAAAATGTGACAAAGCGCAACACAAG AAAGTTTTATGCTAATAATCAAGCTGCAGTAGAGAAGAACAAG AAATCAAGCACTGAACTTGCGAATGGAGCAGGAGTGGTTCCAGCTAATGGGGGTTGGCGTGAGGAACTTCATTGCTACAACAAAGTTAGAAGCAGCTAA
- the LOC107469387 gene encoding uncharacterized protein LOC107469387, whose protein sequence is MHALLVAQEPKVQHPQKLQEETKDGKFTQFLEIFKKLHINIPFAKVLEKMPPYMACLKSAFSEKKVLRGDKTVILTKECSALVQKRLPKNMHDPGSFLIPCTIGTITFEKALCDLGSSINLMPLSVMKKLGIQGAHATRIALEMADKARKQAYGLVENVLVKVEDLYLPLDL, encoded by the coding sequence ATGCACGCCCTATTGGTGGCACAAGAGCCTAAAGTACAACACCCTCAGAAACTGCAAGAGGAGACCAAGGATGggaaattcactcaattcttgGAAATCTTTAAAAAGCTAcacatcaatattccttttgctaaGGTGTTGGAGAAGATGCCTCCCTATATGGCCTGTTTGAAAAGTGCATTCTCTGAAAAGAAGGTCTTAAGGGGAGATAAAACTGTGATATTGACCAAGGAGTGTAGTGCACTAGTCCAAAAAAGGCTACCCAAGAATATGCATGATCCCGGAAGTTTCCTAATTCCCTGTACTATAGGAACCATCACATTTGAGAAGGCACTGTGTGACCTTGGttcaagcataaatctgatgcctctctctgtgatgaagaagctggGGATTCAAGGGGCACATGCCACAAGAATTGCACTAGAAATGGCCGACAAGGCCCGAAAGCAGGCATACGGATTGGTGGAGAATGtcctagtaaaggttgaagacctttaccTCCCTTTAGACTTGTGA
- the LOC127742400 gene encoding G2/mitotic-specific cyclin S13-6-like isoform X1 has product MEQEWFQLMGVGVRNFIATTKLEAAKKPPTEHEVIVISSDDESEKEKKRKPEAARGRKIKEGVTRENAKDFSSVLSTRSKAASGLSYMPKKVVNIVATDMDNELAVVEYIDDINKFYRLTKVLQLFLLLLFL; this is encoded by the exons ATGGAGCAGGAGTGGTTCCAGCTAATGGGGGTTGGCGTGAGGAACTTCATTGCTACAACAAAGTTAGAAGCAGCTAAGAAGCCACCAACAGAACATGAAGTCATTGTCATCAGCTCAGATGATGAATccgagaaagaaaagaagaggaagccAGAAGCCGCTAGAGGAAGAAAGATAAAGGAAGGGGTAACCAGGGAAAATGCTAAGGACTTCAGTTCAGTCCTCTCGACTAGAAGCAAG GCTGCTTCTGGACTCTCTTATATGCCCAAGAAAGTGGTGAACATTGTTGCAACTGACATGGACAATGAATTGGCAGTAGTGGAGTACATTGATGACATAAACAAGTTCTACAGACTCACTAAAGTACTCCAATTGTTTTTGCTTTTACTCTTTCTCTAA